One genomic window of Methanosphaera sp. ISO3-F5 includes the following:
- a CDS encoding nucleotidyltransferase family protein, producing the protein MSVSIAKEYCVNSLSLFGSYARGEANEDSDIDFFFDKGEVKSLLQYSSLINKLEEAFDCSVDLVSTGINNKEFLEKIREGSVLLYEK; encoded by the coding sequence ATTGTGTGAATAGTTTAAGTCTTTTTGGATCGTATGCTAGAGGTGAAGCTAATGAAGACAGTGATATTGATTTTTTCTTTGATAAGGGCGAAGTAAAAAGTTTACTACAGTATTCATCGTTAATAAACAAATTAGAAGAAGCATTTGATTGTTCAGTAGATTTGGTTTCAACTGGAATAAACAATAAGGAATTTTTAGAAAAAATACGAGAAGGCAGTGTATTATTATATGAAAAATAA